DNA from Luteolibacter flavescens:
CACTGAATAAAAGGCCCGCCTATTTTCAGGCATGCCTGGATGCAGGCGGCTGGAAACAGACAGGATCCAAATTGACCGGGACTTTCGTGCTCGATAGCACAACCACCAAATTGGTCAAAGGCAGCATCCCCGGCGTCACCTTCCTGACCCACTTGCAGGGTCCCATGCGGCTGACCTTCCCGGAGAAGAAGGACGGCGAGTGAGCTGAGGCCCCGGGAAAATCGCGGGCGCTGATTCGAGATCCTTGGTACGGGCTCTTCGCTGGGTGCGGGCTCTTTGTGGAACCGCGAAAAACGCGAAACTCCGCGAAATCTGAAAGGCAGGAAGAGATCTTGGTTCCAGGGCATTTCACTCCGAACTGTAGCCGCCCCGCAGGCAGCGGAGGAATGACGACCGAACCGCGGACTCCCGCGAAATGTTGGGATCGCGATTTTCTTCCTGCCTTTAGATTTCGCGGAGTTTCGCGTTTTTCGCGGTTCTGTCTTTCTGCTGAAACCTCCGGAACGGCTGCAACTCAAAGTGAAGCCTTCCACCGAAGGCATCCATCACCCGGCCTCCATCCCATCCCTGCCTTTCATCCGCGTTCATCCCGTTCATCCGCGGTTGAAATTCCTCCACCCCGGCAAAGAAATCGCCCGGCACGGATCGTGGGATCCATGCCGGGCGGGATGCGCAAATAAACTTGGCTTTGCTAAGATCGATCCGCGGGAAATCGGTCAGCGCTTCTTCGGGTCCACCGGGGCCACGGGCATGGCGCGCTGGATGAGGAAGATGCGGTTCTCGCGGTAGGTGATGACGGCTTCCAGCTCGCGCATGAAGTCCGCACCGAAGAGGCCGACATGGTCCATCTCATCGTCGCGACCGCGGTTCAGGTCGGTGGCGAGGATCTTGCGGTTCGTCAGGACGGCGTCACCCATGGTGAGCTTGTGGATGGTGGTGACGGCGGCGGGTGCCTTGCCACCGATGCCATAGACCCACTGGTCCAGCGGACCGACGTCGCAGCCGTTTTTCTCCGCGGCGGCGAGGTGGAGGCAGGTGCCGTCCGCGCCGGTGTCGATCATGTAGGTCACGGCATTGTCATTCAGCGTGCCGTCCACGAAGATGTGATTGCCACGGCGCTCGTACTCGAAGGACTGGTACTTCCGCAGCTCCAGCAGCTCCTGCACGGTGAGGCTCTGGCAGTGCTGGAGGAAGAAGGCACCGGCCTCGGTCCAGTTCGAGACGAATTCGGCATCGGCCGGGACCAGCTTCGACACGGGGACCTGGACCGTCTTCCCACCGACGAGGGTGAGCGTGGCCACGGTCGGAGTCTTCGACGTCACCTTGCCGCGGTAGGTCTGGTTGTCCTTCGTCTTGAAGATGCGGAAGGTCACGTTCTCATCGCCTTCCTGGGCATTGCCCACGCCTTCAACAGCGGCCTCGTCGGACTTGTCCGGGCGGAGGAAGATGCGGCGCTCCGGGTAGGAGATCACGGCATCGAGCTGGCTCATGATGTCGGCGCCGAGGATCGCGTCCTTGTTCACCTTCGCGCCTTCCGGCAGGCCATTGCCCAGGTCGGTCGCGAGGATCTTGCGGCCCTTGAAGACGGACTCGCCGAAGGAGATGGTGGGCACGTCCGTCCAGCCGGCCGGGGCATCGCCCGCCACGCCGTAGATCTTCTCATCCATCGGTCCCACCTCGCAATTCGCCGTCTTCGCGAAGGGGATGTGGAGCAGGCTGGTGCCCGCGCCTGTGTCGATGAGGAACTTGCCGGGCGTGCCGTTCAGCTTGCCATCGATGTAGATGGAATTGCTCTCGAAACGGAAGACGAAGGACTCGTAGCCGCGCAGCTCCAGGAGCTGGCGGATGCTCAGGTTCTTGCATTTCTGCAGGAAGACGGCCTTCTCCTTGTTCCAGGAGGAGATGTACTCGCGGTCCTTGTCGCTCAACTTGTCGAGCGGCACGGTGGTGCGCTTGCCGGTCTTCAGGAGAAGGATGACCTGGGTATCGTTCTTGTCCACGACCACCGCCGAGATCGGCGCGCCGCCGGGGCCGGTGAAGTCGCGATACTCGATGCCGGCCGTATCCTGCGCGCGGGTCAGCGGCGAGAGGGCGAGCAGCAGGGAAAGTGCTAGGGTGCGTTTCATTCTATCGGAAAAATTCTATCTTACTTGAAGGGGCCTTCCTTGATGAACTTGAGCCACTCCGCATTGAATGCCTCGACGGTGTCGAAGCCGAAGAGATTCGCGATCTCGATCGGTGCGGGCACCTGCTTGGAAGTCTCGATGCGGCGGACCATGGCGGCGAAGCTGTTCAGGCGGGCCGGGGTGCTCTCCATGAAGTAAGCGAAGGCATACATCATGACGAGCTGCTCGGGCTTCAGGTTCTCGGCCGTCCACTTCAGCATGGGCTCCAGCTCGGGCTTGATGTCGCCCTTGCGGACCATCGACTTCAGCTCGCGTGCCCACGAGGTACCGTCCTCGAAGCCCTTCTTTGTCTCAAGACCTTCGCCGTCCGTGCCGGTGGAGGTCAGGAGGTTCGTCTCGCTCTTCCCTGCCAGCGAGATCTCCTTGTAGAAGGAGTGGCCGGTGATCACCGCGAAGTAGCCCTCGTCGCCGTAGGAGCTGACGCCACCCATCTGCTTCGCCAGCAGGCTCTGCGAGAGGGTATTGATCAGGAAGGGCGTCATCGGCTTCTTGTACGAGCTGCTGTCCTTCACATTGAAGACGAGCGCGCGGGGGAAGAGCTTGAAGCGCTCCATGATCGTATCATCCAGATTGATCGTGGTGGAGCCGGTCTTTTCCCAGCTCGCGGCGACCCGCACGGCCACGTCGCCGGCGTCCTTCGTGCGGAGGAATTCCTGATACCAATTCCCCAGCGCGGTGTAGGCCTCGCGCTTCTCGGCCAGGATGATGAGCATCTTGCCATCGCCCCAGTCGCGGCGGAAATTCATGTGCTGGAAGGCCATGCCGTGCCAGACGCGCTCGGCGGTCTCCGCGGCGGCATTCGGCCGCACGTCACCGGCGCTCGCGATGAGGAAGTGCGTGCTCTCCGTGAGCTCGAAGGAGGCCTCGCTCTCCGACCCGAAGTCGAGGAACTGGTCCTTCAGCTTCTTGATGGTGGCGGCGTCGATGCGGACCTGCTTCTCGGGCTCGCCGAGCTCGCCGGTGACGAGGATCTTCTCGTCCGCGCCGGCATTTTCCACCAGGAACTGGCGGTCGGCCAGGCTGAGGTCGTCCAGCTTCAGGACGATCTGCTTGCCGTCCTTCGGGAGCAGGGTGGCATTGACGCCGTCCTGCTTCACGAGCTCGGCCTCGATGGTGCTGCCCTTGCGGGAGGTCCAGACCCGGGCCTCGGCCGCGTGGAGGACCGGCAAGCACAGGGTGGATAGGAGCGCTAGTGCGATTTTTCTTTTCACGAATTATCTGCTAAGCGACTACCCCCCCGGCTCCAATCTAAATCAGGAGAAATTGACGAAGGATTCCACTCTTGTGACGAATCCGGTCAAGTGAGGGGCGGGGAATTTCGGCCAAACCGGCTGCCAGTCACTATTTCGGAGGTCGTTCCGGCCGGAGGTATCCCAAGACCCGAATGGCATCTCCGGCCTCCTCGAACCGCGCCCTCTGCTCCCGCAGAGCCGCCGCGATTTCTTCCTTACGATCCACGCGCCGGGGAGAAACCAAGCGCCCCTGTTCCTGCACCTCGACGCACTCGACCTCGATCCACTCGATGAATTTCATCTGATCCAGGCCACCTCCACACTCGACGAAGTTCCCGTGTGGCCGCCACAGGCCCACCTCCCATCGCGAAGGTTCCTCCACGTCGATCCACTTCACCCGCTTCCGACAAGGAATCCCGGACACCGCATCAAGGACGCGGTGCCACTTCGTATTGCTCGAGACACTGCAAAGACCTTCGCGCGCTATCAACCGAATCGCTGTCTCCGGAGTTCTCATGCGGACCGTAACTATCAACAGATCGTGGAAAGTCGAAGTCATCTCCCGGAAGCCCCCGGAGCCTTCTCCGCCCCGGCCGCGGTCTGCCGACCGGTGACCGTGTCGCGGCCCCACGCGGAGGCATGGGGCCCGGACACGAGCAGCACGGCGGCGGCGGCAGTCAGGATCACTCCACCGTCACCTCCACGCTGCCGCTGTGGGCGTTGAATTCCGGGGCATACATGCAGCGGATCTCGGCGATGCCGGTCTGGTACTTTCCGGCGTGCTGGACGCGCACGCTGGTCTCGAAGACGTGCGTGCCGGGCGGCAGGCGGTCGATGAAGAAGTGGCTGGCGGTGTCCCGCGTCACCTCGTAGTAGCCAAAGCCATCCTGCCAGCGGTAGCCGCTGAGCACGTTCACCGGCTCGGTGCCGCTGCCGCGGAGGTCCTTCAGGTGGACGTATTCCATGGCGCGGTCGTTCTTCAGGATCACGCGGGTGACGAGCTCGTCGCCCACCTTCACCGGTCCGGCGAGGGGCTCGAGCACCGGGCCCTTGTCGGTGTTCTTGCGGAGGAAGAGCGCTTTCTCCAGCGTCATCGCGCTCTGGCCGTGGGACGTGACCTTCGCCATGTCCTCCAGGTATTGCCAGTGGACGCTGGCCCAGCTCACGCCCTGGTCCTCTTTCTTCAGCTCGATCTTCCCGAGCTCCGGCTTCACGGCCTCGCCGGCGAAGCGGCTCTCATAGAAGCCAGTGCCCGCCTCCACGTCCGCGGGCTTCACCTCCGTGCCGCCGAGTGAGATCTTCACCAGCGCATCCGAGGCGAGCCAGTTTTGCCCGCCGCGCAGGATGGAATACACCGCGTCCGCCGTGCCCTTCGTGGTCTTCCAGTTCGAGACCTGCTTCTGCTTCAGCAGCCAGACCTGGCAATCCTCCACCGCCTTCGCGTCGGCATCGATCTCGCGGAAGGCCTCGATCATCATGGCCTGCGTCTCCACCGGGGCCTGCCACCACCACCAGCCCTCGCCCTCGCTGTCCTTCCAATACATGCCCTGCTCGTCATTCACCGTCGCGTGCTCCTTCAGCGAGCGGGTCACCAGTGCGGGCACTTCCTTCTCGCCCATGCGGTGCAGCGCGAGCGCGGCGTGGGCGCGGGACATGCGGCTGCCCAGCTTCGTCCAGTGCTTGCGCGCCTGGCCGGCGAAGTAGTCGAAGGCCACCTTGTCCTCCGCCTTCAGCGCCTTGTCCTTCAGGAAGAAGGTCCGCATGTACAGGTGGTAGGCGATCCACGGGTGGACGTTCTCTCCATCGAGCAGCTTGTGCTTCTTCAGCTCCTCGTAGTGCCTCGTCATCGCGGCATCCAGCGGGTCCAGCGCATTGAGCGCCGGGGAAATGTCCGTCTCCACGCCCAGCGCGCGCAGCCGGGCGAAGCCGGTGGCGATGTAGGTGGTGATGTAGGTATCGCCGCGGCCGCCGGGGAACCACGGCCACAGGCCATCCCCCATCTGCATGGCGGCCAGCTTCGCCAGCGACTTCTCCTGCTCGCGGTCCATGTGGTTCGCGTCGAAGAGCAGGCCGATCTTCCGGCGGGCCCCGGACTCATCCTTCGCCTCGCGCAGCCATGGCGTCTCGTCGAGCAGGATGCCCTTGAGGTCCGCGTTCTTTTCCAGCGGGCTGTCCAGCGCGGTGCCGCCCGCCTTCCAGCGGTCAAAGATGCGGCGGATCTTCGGATCGGACCCGGCGATATTCCTCGCCAGCGCATTCGCATAGTAGCGGTTGAAGGTCTGCTCCGCGCACTCGTGCGGGAACTCCATGAGATACGGCAGCGACATCACCGCATACCACGCGGGCTGCGAGGCCACCTGCACGTGGACGAAGCGATTCTCCAGCGTGGGCGAGCCGCCGCTCTGCGAGAGCTTCGTGAAGTCGAAGTCCTTCGTCCCCGCATTCCGGATCGGCAGGGAAAGCGACTCCGTCACCAGGATGCGGCGCGGGATGACCGGCAGCCAGCCTTCCTCGCCATCGCTGAGCGCGCCGCTGGTGGCCACCGCCTTGTAGCGGAGGAAGCCCGCGCCATCCGGCACGGTCAGCTTCCACTTCACGCTGCGGCTCTCCTTCGCCGGCACGGTGAAGGGCAGGTCCGCGGTGGTCACGCCGAGCGCGGCGGTCTGGTCGGCATCGGTGGCGGCGTCATTCAGCGTGAGGCGTGCGGTGCCGCTCTGCTCCTTGTCGCTGGTATTGGTGATCTTCACCGAGAACCACAGCTCGTCGCCCTCGCGGAGGAAGCGCGGTGGATTCGGCTGCACCATCAGGTCCTTCGCCGTGACGGTCTCGCCCTCCAGCAGGCCGCTGCGCAGGTCCTTGTCATGGGCCAGGCCGAGGAAGCGCCACTTCGTCAGCGCCTCCGGCATGGTGAAGGTCATGCGCACCTTGCCATCCTCGCCGCTGACGAGGTCCGGGAAGAAGAATGCGGTCTCCTGCAGGTTCGCACGCGCCGTCACCTGCGAGGGATCGACCGGGGCCGCGGCTCCGGCGTCCTGCTCGCGGACTTCGCCACCGCCGCCTGGAAGGAAACCATCGGCTGCCAATTCGGAGCGTGCCGCCTTCATCATCGGCGCGGCTGCCACGGCCGGGGCTCTCATAGCAAGAGTGCTGCTTTCTCCCACTGCATCGGCGAACGGATCGTCAGATCTCATACGAAGTCCACGCCCCCCACCGATACCGCCGTAGCCCACACGGATCTCGCCAAAATCCAGCCCGTCGCGAAAGCGCCGGAAGGGCTCGTCCATCTGGAAGAATTCCGGATACGGGAAATTCCGATGCACCTCGAAGTTCCGAGTCTCCGCGCTGAATTGCCAGTACGGCGGACTCGACCACTCGCGGCGCAGCAGGCTCGCCAGCCCGCGGAAGGCATGCGGGGCAAAGGCATCCAGCGAGGCATCGTAAAGCGTGGCCACCATCTCCGCGGCCGCCGCTTCGCCTCCTGCGCCCTCGATCACGGCGGTCCACGTCTCCTTCGAGCCGGGCTCCAGCTTCGAGACCAGGTGCTCCCAGCGCAGCTTGAGTTCCTTGTTCGTCCACGGTACCTGCGCGATGTGGCTCGTCTGGTTCAGGCGGTTCATCGTCACCTGCGTGATGGCCACGGAGATGCCGCCGCGGTGCTTCTCCTCGACGGGGAAGCGGAAGGCCTGCTGCGTGCGGCCCTCGGCGGACCACTCGCGCTTCAGCACGCGGTCGCCCATGCGCCACTCGATGCACGCGCGCGCCTTCTCATGGCCGCTGCCCCACACCAGCACCACCTCCTGCCCCGGCTGCACCGAGTCGGCGATGAAGGTGGTGTAGAAGGGCATCATGGTCGGGAAGTCCGCGGCGTCCGGTGCCACCACCTGGATGCCCAGGATGGCCTTCACGTCGCGGCCGTTCGCGTCCTTCGTCTCGTAGATCAGGCGATACGCACCGGCATCCAGCGCGCGCTTCACGCCGCCCTTGCCATCCGCCGCGGTCTCCACCGGCAGCTCCGCCACCATCTCGCCGGGCTCCCACTTGTCCGGGTCCGGCGACGGGCGCGAGGGATCATTCTCCTCTGCCACACCGCGGCGACGCCATGGGGCGAAATTCTCTTCCGGCCGCGGGCAGACGGCGGGCTCCTTCAGGCGATGGATCTTGATGACGCCCTTCGCCGGGCGGCCCTCGCCATCGTGCGACATCGTCTTGAGCCGCAGGTCCAGCTCCTTGCCCGCCTCCAGCCAGCGGTCGGCCTCCAGCTCCGCCTTCAGCGCGGTGTAGGCCACGGAGACGGTGCGGGTGGCAGAGCGAGTCTCGCCATTCGCGTCCGTCACGTCCGCCGTGATCTGGAAGTCGAAGACCGGCTCCACATCCTCGCGCACCGTCGTGTCAGGCTTCGCGGTGAATTCCACCATGATCGAGCCGTCCGCCGCGGTCTCCGCGATGCCGTGGGCGATCTCCTCGGACTCCTCCGCGATCGGCGGGCACCACCAGCACCAGCGCATCCACACCGGCAGGCGGGTCATGCGGGTGACGCGCCACGAGACCTGCGCGCCATCGACGGGAGCGCCCGTGTACGATTCCCCTCGTACTTTGACCCGCACGACCTTCCCCAGCGCGGCGGGGTCCGCGGGCGGATCGATCTCGGTGTAGAATTTCGGGCGCTTGTACTCCTCCACGCGCACCACGGCGACGCCAGGCGTTCCTGCGAACTGGAGCGTGCACTGGCCGAGCACGCTGCCCTCCGGTGCGGGGAAGCTGCCGGAAAAGGAGCCGTGCTCGTTGGTCTTCACCTCCAGCTTGCCCACCTCTTTCCCATTCGGGTCGCGCAGGATCACGCTGCCACTTTGCCCGGCGAGGGTGCGGTAGTTCCCGCCCTCCGCATCGGCCTCGCACCAGATGCCCTTGAACTGGATCGTCTGCCCCGGCCGGTAGATCGCGCGGTCGGTGAAGAAGACCGCCGAGCGGCGCACCGGCACGTCCCGGTCGCGACCGCCACCGCCCCAGCCGCGGGCCACGGCGCGCTCCTTGCCACGCTCCGCCATCACGAGATAGCGCGAGCCGCTGATATCTGGGAATTTGAAGAAGCCCTCCGCATCCGTCTTCGTGGATACCTTGCGGGTCACCGGCAGGGTCCCCCGGTCCATCCACGCGCCGACATCGATGCCTGCCAGCGGTGCGCCGCTCACGGCATCCACCACATGGCCCTCGATGCCACCCGCACGCGCGATGCGGACGACCACGGCCAACTGCGTGACGTGGATGCCAGCGGATGCCAGCACGCTCTCCTTCGCCGAGAAGTCCGCATCGCTGCTCGCGGTGAGCACGTAGAAGCCGGGCGGCACGTCGGCGGGTGCCTGCACCCAGGTGGTGCGCCTGCGGAAGTCCCCGTCATCCGGCAGCTCCGCCTCCCACGCCCTCACCGGCGCGGCATCCGCTCCCATGCGGGGCCGCGGGTCCTCGCTCAGCGTCGCCTTCGATGGCGTGAAGGTGGCGGCATGGAGGCGGAACCAGACGCGCTTCACGTTCTTGTGCGTCACGCGGATCTCCTCGCCCGCGGGCGTCCAGTGGGAGGTGGTCTGCAGCGTGAGCTCGCGCTGCTCCAGCATCTGCACGCCATTCTGGCAGAGCCTGCCAAAGGCGTGCTGCGGGAAGGCGGCGACGCCCCCCTTGAGAATCTCGTGCGAGTCCTTCAGCGCGCCCCGCTGCTCCAGCAGGCCGGACAGATAGACGCGTGCCCAGGCGCTCACCGGGCTGGCGGCGTGCTCCGCGATGAAGCGCCGCAGCGCGGCCTCATGGCGGGCGTCACGACCCTCGATGCCCGCCGTCTTCCCCGCCCAGGCGATGCGCTCCAGATCGACAAGCAGGAAGGCATCGCGCGCGGCATCCGCCTGGTGGAAGGCGAGCAGGTCCTGATAGAGGCGCAGCGCGCGCACCCGCGGCTCCGAGGCATCCGCCACCTCCGGCTTCCACGCGAGGAACTCCGCCGCGGTGCCGAGCGCCGGGGAATCCGCCGCGATCTGGAAGCTATCCTGCGGTCGCGACACCGCCACCTCCTCCGAGGAATAGAATTCCAGCGCGAGGTGCGTAATGAAGTCATACATGGTGGGCCGCAGCTCATCGCCCAGCGAGCCCGCCTCCAGCAGCTCCGCGAAATCCGCCACCGGCACCTTTTTCAGCGCCTCGGCATCGGCCAGGGACGTCTGGAATCGCGCATCGATCTCCGTGAGCATCCGCGCCAGATCCCAGGTCTCCATGTCATCCCCCACCGGCTGGCCGGTCGAGCTGCGGCTCATGAAGCGCCACTGATTCACCTGATAATAGCGGTGCAGCCAGCGCGCCGTGAGCGCCCGCAGCAAGGGCTTCGCCTGCTCCGGCGCGGTCCCGATGGCGGCTTCCAGATCCTTCACTGGCTTGGCCTTCCCGTCGATGGCCGCCCCCTCCGCGATCCGCGAGACGAGCGCGCGCGTGCCCTCCGCCCACGATCCATCGGCGAAGGCCGCCTTCTCGATCCCCGCCAGCAGCTCGATCGCCGTCTGCGGCTGATCCTTCTCGCGAGCTTCGGCGACCTTCTTCCACTCCTCGTCACGGGGTCCAGCCATGGCCATGGTGGCAGATAACAGACAGGTCCCTATGACCCGCAACAGAGTTCGGATGGATTTCGGCATCATGATCGGAGCGTGAGGGTTCCTCTTACCTTGCATCGGGCGGCACATAGTGTGACACGCGAAATCGGGAAATCTTGGGGATTTCTTCGTCAAATGAGTCACAGGCACCCGCGAACTTGCCATAACCCACTGAGAATGATATACGCACCCCAACCCGGGAAAGATCCGTCATGGCCAAGCTGACCACCACCACATGCCCGCACTGCGGCGCGGAGATGGACGCCTTTCACTTCACCCGCTGGGACCGGCTGTCCCCGGGAGATCCCTCCGGCCTGGAGATATGCCCCGCGTGTGACAAGCCGCTGAATCCGGAGCGCTACGGCTGGCAGGAGGCGCTGGGGTCCGGCGTGCTGCGGCGCGAGACGGTCTCTTGGCTCGCCGTCGTGGCGGCCACGGCCACCACCATCGCCATCGTGGGCTTCGCCGCGCGGTGCCTCCACACCGGTGACAGCACCGCCGGGTTGGTGGCGCTCGGGCTGCTGGCAGGTCTCGCCCTCTGCCTGATATGGCACCGCATGCAGCAGCCGGCGAAGCCACCCGCGCTGGTGGAGCTGGAACTTTTCCCCCACGCGACGACCGCCACGGCCCCTGCCCCGCCGCCCGAGTGGGACATGGACCCGCCGGGGGAAGGCGTCCCCGCCATCGTCCCGCAGCCGCGGGAGAGGCACCAGCCGCCGGTGGCCGCGTCCACCGCCCCGCCGCTGGGGAAGGCGCTGCCGCTGGAGGAGATCACCCGCCGCATCGCCCTCGCCTGGCTGGAGCCCCGGGGTGACCACCCCATCCGTCGACAGGTCGTCCTCGTTTCCGAAAAAATCACCCGATGGCCCCGCATGAGCGCGGAGGACGCCGACCGGAAATTCGGCACGCCCGTGGCCGTCGGCAGCGACGGCACCCGCGCCTACGGCAGCGTCCGCGCGGACGGACGCGCCTCGCTCAGCCTGCTCGGCAAGGACGGAGCGGAGCGGGTGCTGCGGCTCTACGTGAAGTGGCGGAAGCCGCAGCTCCCCTGAACCCGCGCCTCTCCTTCAGGGCGTTTCACGCAAAGTCGTAGCCTCTAGTGAGATCGGAGGTCAGTCGATGAGTCGGGCTTGGGATGGAACCGCGAAAGGACGCGAAAAGGCGCGAAATCTAAAGGCAGGAAGAAAATCCCGATCCAAAAATTTCGCGGGATTTCGCGTTTTTCGCGGTTCGATCTTCTTGTCCCTGATGCCTACGCGGCGGCTACAGTTCCGCTAAAAGGGCGACACATGCACCGGCAGGCCCGCGAGGAACGCCGGCGAGCAGCCCTTCACCCGGAACCAGTCGTCACGGAACTTCACGACCTTGATCGGATTCGCGATGATGAAGAGGATCAGCGACACGATCAGCGACACGATGCCCGTCAGGCCGAACACCGGATCCGGACCATCCTCCGCGGCAAAAAACAGGATGATCAACGCCACCGAGGCGACGAGCAGAACGCCACCGACCGACTGCTTCCAGACGATCGCCCGCCGGACCGGAGCGGAAAGGGTGTAGGTGATCTTCGCCCTCTTCTGCACGAACAACATTACCACGATCAACACGATCAGATTGATCAGGAGGAGAAAGAAGACCCACGGAGGGGTCCATGCGAGCGTCACCCTTTTCCGCCAAGAGCCCGCATCCGCCGGGGCATTCGTCCGCATGCAGGTCGGTGGAAGTTCCGCCCCGTCCCGGACCACGAGGAAATCACCATCGCGGAAATAATAGGCGGAGTTGAATGGATTGTATAAATCCGGCGGCGGACTGGTCTCTGCCGGGGGTGCGTAGGGATTCTCGTCCATGGCAATTTGTAGGGCCGCCCTCTAACTGAACGGCACCCGCATGGCCAGAGCGTCCTTCAAAAGGGCGACCCATGCACCGGCAGGCTCGCGAGAAACGCCGGCGAGCAGCCCTTCAAGCGAAACCACCCGTTGCTAACCGACACGATCCGGAGCGGGCTCGCTCTCAGGATGATCGTCACGGCAGAGATCATGATCACCACTCCGCCCAAGCCAACGATCCACCAGGGATCGCCAGAGAAATTCCTTTGCATGGGGCTGACGAATGCCGCGATCAGGACGATGCCGACGAGGAAAAGGAAACTCCCCGCCGCCCGCTTCCTCAAGACGACGGCACGGGACTCCGCACTGAGCGAGTAGGTGACCCTCACCGTATTCGCGACGATCCTCATCACGATCAGGATCGCAATCGCGGCAAGGAATGAATTCATGATGAAGGCGGCCAGCGGAATCAGGTAGGTCCACCGGGGTGCCCAGCGCATGGCCACCTTTCCCCGCCACGAGGTCCCGGTCTCCGGGGCATTCGTCCGCACGCAGACCGGCGGCAGCTCCGCCCCATTGCGGACCACGAGAAATTCACCGTCGCGAAAATAGAGGGCATCCCCGGCCACCGGCGGTGTCAGGGAGCCATCTTCAAACGGGGGCGCATACGGATTCTCTTCCATGACAACTTGCCGGGCTGCCATCTAACCGACCGGCACCCGCATAGCCAGAGCGTCCTTCAGTCGTCGTCAGAATGGCGACCGATGCACTGGCAGGCTCGCGAGGAACTCCGGCGAGCAGCCCTTCACCCGGAACCAGTCGTCACGGAACTTCACG
Protein-coding regions in this window:
- a CDS encoding retropepsin-like aspartic protease; translation: MKRTLALSLLLALSPLTRAQDTAGIEYRDFTGPGGAPISAVVVDKNDTQVILLLKTGKRTTVPLDKLSDKDREYISSWNKEKAVFLQKCKNLSIRQLLELRGYESFVFRFESNSIYIDGKLNGTPGKFLIDTGAGTSLLHIPFAKTANCEVGPMDEKIYGVAGDAPAGWTDVPTISFGESVFKGRKILATDLGNGLPEGAKVNKDAILGADIMSQLDAVISYPERRIFLRPDKSDEAAVEGVGNAQEGDENVTFRIFKTKDNQTYRGKVTSKTPTVATLTLVGGKTVQVPVSKLVPADAEFVSNWTEAGAFFLQHCQSLTVQELLELRKYQSFEYERRGNHIFVDGTLNDNAVTYMIDTGADGTCLHLAAAEKNGCDVGPLDQWVYGIGGKAPAAVTTIHKLTMGDAVLTNRKILATDLNRGRDDEMDHVGLFGADFMRELEAVITYRENRIFLIQRAMPVAPVDPKKR
- a CDS encoding DUF6678 family protein, giving the protein MTSTFHDLLIVTVRMRTPETAIRLIAREGLCSVSSNTKWHRVLDAVSGIPCRKRVKWIDVEEPSRWEVGLWRPHGNFVECGGGLDQMKFIEWIEVECVEVQEQGRLVSPRRVDRKEEIAAALREQRARFEEAGDAIRVLGYLRPERPPK
- a CDS encoding alpha-2-macroglobulin family protein — its product is MAGPRDEEWKKVAEAREKDQPQTAIELLAGIEKAAFADGSWAEGTRALVSRIAEGAAIDGKAKPVKDLEAAIGTAPEQAKPLLRALTARWLHRYYQVNQWRFMSRSSTGQPVGDDMETWDLARMLTEIDARFQTSLADAEALKKVPVADFAELLEAGSLGDELRPTMYDFITHLALEFYSSEEVAVSRPQDSFQIAADSPALGTAAEFLAWKPEVADASEPRVRALRLYQDLLAFHQADAARDAFLLVDLERIAWAGKTAGIEGRDARHEAALRRFIAEHAASPVSAWARVYLSGLLEQRGALKDSHEILKGGVAAFPQHAFGRLCQNGVQMLEQRELTLQTTSHWTPAGEEIRVTHKNVKRVWFRLHAATFTPSKATLSEDPRPRMGADAAPVRAWEAELPDDGDFRRRTTWVQAPADVPPGFYVLTASSDADFSAKESVLASAGIHVTQLAVVVRIARAGGIEGHVVDAVSGAPLAGIDVGAWMDRGTLPVTRKVSTKTDAEGFFKFPDISGSRYLVMAERGKERAVARGWGGGGRDRDVPVRRSAVFFTDRAIYRPGQTIQFKGIWCEADAEGGNYRTLAGQSGSVILRDPNGKEVGKLEVKTNEHGSFSGSFPAPEGSVLGQCTLQFAGTPGVAVVRVEEYKRPKFYTEIDPPADPAALGKVVRVKVRGESYTGAPVDGAQVSWRVTRMTRLPVWMRWCWWCPPIAEESEEIAHGIAETAADGSIMVEFTAKPDTTVREDVEPVFDFQITADVTDANGETRSATRTVSVAYTALKAELEADRWLEAGKELDLRLKTMSHDGEGRPAKGVIKIHRLKEPAVCPRPEENFAPWRRRGVAEENDPSRPSPDPDKWEPGEMVAELPVETAADGKGGVKRALDAGAYRLIYETKDANGRDVKAILGIQVVAPDAADFPTMMPFYTTFIADSVQPGQEVVLVWGSGHEKARACIEWRMGDRVLKREWSAEGRTQQAFRFPVEEKHRGGISVAITQVTMNRLNQTSHIAQVPWTNKELKLRWEHLVSKLEPGSKETWTAVIEGAGGEAAAAEMVATLYDASLDAFAPHAFRGLASLLRREWSSPPYWQFSAETRNFEVHRNFPYPEFFQMDEPFRRFRDGLDFGEIRVGYGGIGGGRGLRMRSDDPFADAVGESSTLAMRAPAVAAAPMMKAARSELAADGFLPGGGGEVREQDAGAAAPVDPSQVTARANLQETAFFFPDLVSGEDGKVRMTFTMPEALTKWRFLGLAHDKDLRSGLLEGETVTAKDLMVQPNPPRFLREGDELWFSVKITNTSDKEQSGTARLTLNDAATDADQTAALGVTTADLPFTVPAKESRSVKWKLTVPDGAGFLRYKAVATSGALSDGEEGWLPVIPRRILVTESLSLPIRNAGTKDFDFTKLSQSGGSPTLENRFVHVQVASQPAWYAVMSLPYLMEFPHECAEQTFNRYYANALARNIAGSDPKIRRIFDRWKAGGTALDSPLEKNADLKGILLDETPWLREAKDESGARRKIGLLFDANHMDREQEKSLAKLAAMQMGDGLWPWFPGGRGDTYITTYIATGFARLRALGVETDISPALNALDPLDAAMTRHYEELKKHKLLDGENVHPWIAYHLYMRTFFLKDKALKAEDKVAFDYFAGQARKHWTKLGSRMSRAHAALALHRMGEKEVPALVTRSLKEHATVNDEQGMYWKDSEGEGWWWWQAPVETQAMMIEAFREIDADAKAVEDCQVWLLKQKQVSNWKTTKGTADAVYSILRGGQNWLASDALVKISLGGTEVKPADVEAGTGFYESRFAGEAVKPELGKIELKKEDQGVSWASVHWQYLEDMAKVTSHGQSAMTLEKALFLRKNTDKGPVLEPLAGPVKVGDELVTRVILKNDRAMEYVHLKDLRGSGTEPVNVLSGYRWQDGFGYYEVTRDTASHFFIDRLPPGTHVFETSVRVQHAGKYQTGIAEIRCMYAPEFNAHSGSVEVTVE